The Aeromicrobium senzhongii genome includes a window with the following:
- a CDS encoding ATP-binding protein, with product MTGSADRGRLRVYLGAAPGVGKTFRMLDEGHRRRDRGTDVVIGYVETHGRPRTAELVGDLEMVPRAQVPYLGTMQTEMDLDAILARSPRVVLVDELAHTNVPGSRHAKRWQDVEALLDAGIEVVTTVNVQHLESLNDVAASITGVRQRETVPDEVVRGADQIELVDMSAQALRRRMAHGNVYTADKVDAALSQYFREGNLTALRELALLWLADQVDDGMERYRDQHEITGTWATRERIVAAVSGGPESLTVMRRAARIASRRAGGEWLALYVTRHDGLSGVGPDRLAALRTKAEELDGTFHTLVGDDAAEAILEFARAENANQVLIGASRRSRTATLLRPGLGERLIATSGDVDVHIVTHDYARRRGAGPAGPGPTLSTRRRVAGYLFALVGPTLLSLVLKLMGDESGLPSESMALLAVVVATALIGGLVPAVLAALLSGLLLNLLFTPPLLRLTIAEPGNVLALVLFVIVGIAVATVVDHSARRASEARRARAEADSLTVLAHSLLNSSDDLTGLLGSACELFGADGAAIVRRTEAGRCETIASIGDAPRSVDAADMSTAIDDATTLVLRGGRHTASERSLLNAYAAYAKVMTERRRARAADVERLRLSEADRTRTALLAAVSHDLRSPLAAAKASVSTLRNPDLDLSPEDRTELLENIETSTDRLTALVTNLLDMSRIHTGAVTARPTEVNLEHAVRDALVHLPGSERIAVDLAPDLFALADPGLLDRVVANICENALKYTPAEAAVRVDGTAADGRVFVRISDHGPGIADHDQGRLFAPFQRLGDVPGQDGVGLGLAVARGLTEAMGGSIRTEDTPGGGLTFVIDLPRAQELP from the coding sequence GTGACAGGTTCAGCGGACCGGGGGCGGCTGAGGGTGTACCTCGGCGCGGCGCCCGGCGTCGGCAAGACCTTCCGGATGCTCGACGAGGGGCACCGCCGCCGTGACCGCGGGACCGACGTGGTCATCGGCTACGTCGAGACTCACGGCAGGCCCCGGACGGCCGAGCTCGTCGGAGACCTGGAGATGGTCCCGCGCGCGCAGGTTCCCTACCTCGGCACGATGCAGACGGAGATGGACCTGGACGCGATCCTGGCCCGCTCCCCGCGGGTCGTGCTCGTCGACGAGCTCGCGCACACGAACGTGCCGGGCAGCCGCCACGCGAAGCGGTGGCAGGACGTCGAGGCGTTGCTGGACGCGGGGATCGAGGTCGTCACGACGGTCAACGTCCAGCACCTGGAGTCGCTGAACGACGTCGCCGCGTCGATCACCGGTGTCCGCCAGCGCGAGACCGTCCCCGACGAGGTCGTCCGGGGCGCCGACCAGATCGAACTCGTCGACATGAGCGCCCAGGCGCTCCGCCGGCGGATGGCGCACGGCAACGTCTACACGGCCGACAAGGTCGACGCGGCGCTGTCGCAGTACTTCCGCGAGGGGAACCTGACGGCCCTGAGGGAGCTGGCCCTGCTGTGGCTGGCCGACCAGGTGGACGACGGGATGGAGCGCTACCGCGACCAACACGAGATCACCGGCACGTGGGCGACGCGCGAGCGCATCGTCGCGGCCGTCTCCGGCGGGCCCGAGTCGCTGACCGTCATGCGGCGCGCCGCCCGGATCGCGTCCCGCAGGGCCGGTGGAGAGTGGCTCGCGCTGTACGTCACGCGCCACGACGGCCTCAGCGGTGTCGGACCGGATCGGCTCGCAGCCCTGCGCACGAAGGCCGAGGAGCTGGACGGCACCTTCCACACCCTCGTCGGCGACGATGCGGCCGAGGCCATCCTCGAGTTCGCCCGGGCCGAGAACGCGAACCAGGTCCTCATCGGCGCCAGCCGTCGCAGCCGGACCGCGACCCTCCTGCGCCCCGGTCTCGGCGAGCGTCTCATCGCCACGTCGGGCGACGTCGACGTGCACATCGTGACCCACGACTACGCGCGACGCCGCGGCGCCGGGCCGGCCGGACCGGGGCCGACGCTGAGCACCCGCCGTCGTGTCGCCGGCTACCTCTTCGCGCTGGTCGGCCCCACGCTCCTGAGCCTGGTGCTGAAGCTCATGGGCGACGAGTCCGGCCTGCCCTCCGAGTCGATGGCGTTGCTGGCGGTCGTGGTGGCGACGGCGCTGATCGGCGGTCTCGTCCCGGCCGTCCTCGCGGCGCTGCTGTCCGGCCTGCTGCTGAATCTGCTGTTCACGCCGCCGTTGCTGCGGCTCACCATCGCCGAGCCGGGGAATGTCCTGGCCCTGGTGCTGTTCGTGATCGTCGGCATCGCCGTGGCGACCGTCGTCGACCACTCCGCACGCCGCGCGAGTGAGGCCCGCCGGGCACGTGCGGAGGCCGACTCCCTGACGGTGCTGGCGCACAGCCTGCTCAACTCCAGTGACGACCTCACCGGGCTCCTGGGCTCGGCGTGCGAGCTGTTCGGGGCCGACGGCGCGGCCATCGTTCGGCGGACCGAGGCCGGGCGGTGCGAGACGATCGCGAGCATCGGCGACGCACCCCGGTCGGTCGACGCCGCGGACATGTCGACCGCGATCGACGACGCGACCACGCTGGTCCTGCGCGGCGGCCGCCACACGGCGTCCGAGCGCAGCCTGCTCAACGCCTACGCCGCCTACGCGAAGGTCATGACCGAGCGGCGCCGGGCCCGGGCGGCCGACGTCGAGCGATTGCGGCTGAGCGAGGCCGACCGCACCCGCACGGCGCTGCTGGCCGCCGTGTCGCACGACCTGCGCTCGCCCCTGGCGGCCGCGAAGGCGTCCGTGTCGACGTTGCGCAACCCGGACCTCGACCTCTCGCCCGAGGACCGGACCGAGCTGCTCGAGAACATCGAGACCTCCACGGACCGGTTGACGGCCCTCGTGACCAACCTGCTCGACATGAGCCGCATTCACACCGGCGCCGTGACGGCCCGCCCGACGGAGGTCAACCTCGAGCACGCCGTCCGCGACGCCCTGGTCCACCTCCCCGGGAGCGAGCGCATCGCCGTCGACCTCGCCCCCGACCTGTTCGCGCTGGCCGACCCGGGCCTGCTCGATCGCGTCGTGGCCAACATCTGCGAGAACGCTCTGAAGTACACGCCTGCGGAGGCGGCAGTTCGCGTCGACGGCACGGCCGCGGACGGCCGGGTGTTCGTGCGGATCTCCGATCACGGACCGGGCATCGCCGATCACGACCAGGGTCGCCTGTTCGCGCCCTTCCAACGCCTCGGCGACGTCCCCGGTCAGGACGGAGTGGGGCTGGGGCTGGCGGTGGCGCGCGGCCTCACCGAGGCCATGGGTGGCAGCATCAGGACCGAGGACACCCCAGGAGGCGGGCTCACCTTCGTGATCGATCTCCCCCGAGCGCAGGAACTGCCATGA
- a CDS encoding ATP-binding cassette domain-containing protein, whose translation MSAHLVAKDLAGGHAHRVLFESLDLTVAPGDVVGVVGVNGAGKTTLLRILAGDLDPIDGSVSTAPSDAFVGWLPQEHERIEGETVAQYVARRTGAAAASAAMERAAEAFGEDDPEGLIGDAYARSLDHWLASGAPDLDDRLPPMLADLGLDVGPDALMTSLSGGQAARAALAALLLSRFDIVLLDEPTNDLDLAGLERLEDFVRGARAGIVLVSHDREFLSRVVTRVVELDLAQQQVAVYDGGYDAFLEERAIARRHARETYEEFADTKADLVRRARTQREWSSQGVRNAIRKAPDNDKIRRKASAESSEKQAQKVRQMESRIARLDEVAEPRKEWQLQFSIGSAPRPSSVLATLDEASATLGRFTFGPASLQVNAGDRIGVTGPNGAGKTTLLRLLLGRIAPTSGRASLGATVAIGEIDQARTGLAEDLPLGTAFETVVPQMAPADVRTLLAKFGLRAEQVTSLMGRLSPGERTRAAMALLQARGVSLLVLDEPTNHLDLPAIEQLEEALESYDGALLLVSHDRRLLDNVRLDQRWHVDHGRVTVVHAG comes from the coding sequence GTGAGCGCGCATCTCGTGGCGAAGGACCTCGCGGGCGGGCACGCGCACCGTGTCCTGTTCGAATCCCTCGACCTGACCGTCGCCCCGGGCGACGTGGTGGGCGTGGTCGGTGTCAACGGTGCCGGCAAGACCACGCTGCTGCGGATCCTCGCCGGTGACCTGGATCCGATCGACGGCTCGGTGTCGACGGCACCCAGCGACGCCTTCGTCGGATGGCTGCCGCAGGAGCACGAGCGGATCGAGGGCGAGACCGTCGCCCAGTACGTGGCTCGCCGCACGGGTGCCGCCGCCGCCAGCGCCGCGATGGAGCGGGCGGCCGAGGCGTTCGGGGAGGACGACCCGGAGGGGCTCATCGGGGACGCCTACGCACGTAGCCTCGACCACTGGCTGGCCAGCGGCGCCCCGGACCTGGACGATCGACTGCCGCCGATGCTCGCCGATCTGGGTCTGGACGTGGGCCCTGACGCGCTGATGACCTCGCTGTCCGGTGGGCAGGCGGCCCGAGCCGCGCTGGCCGCGCTGCTGCTCAGCCGCTTCGACATCGTCCTGTTGGACGAGCCCACCAACGATCTCGACCTCGCAGGCCTGGAGCGACTCGAGGACTTCGTGCGAGGGGCCCGCGCCGGCATCGTGCTGGTCTCGCACGACCGCGAGTTCCTCTCCCGGGTGGTGACGCGCGTCGTCGAGCTCGACCTGGCCCAGCAGCAGGTGGCGGTCTACGACGGCGGCTACGACGCGTTCCTGGAGGAGAGGGCGATCGCACGTCGGCACGCCCGGGAGACGTACGAGGAGTTCGCCGACACGAAGGCCGACCTGGTCCGTCGCGCGCGCACCCAGCGCGAGTGGAGCTCGCAAGGGGTCCGCAACGCCATCAGGAAGGCGCCCGACAACGACAAGATCCGCCGCAAGGCCAGCGCCGAGTCCTCGGAGAAGCAGGCCCAGAAGGTCCGCCAGATGGAGTCGCGGATCGCGCGGTTGGACGAGGTGGCCGAGCCCCGGAAGGAGTGGCAGCTGCAGTTCTCGATCGGCAGCGCCCCACGTCCCAGCTCGGTGCTCGCGACCCTCGATGAGGCCAGCGCGACCCTCGGCCGGTTCACCTTCGGCCCGGCGTCACTCCAGGTCAATGCCGGGGACCGGATCGGTGTCACCGGTCCCAACGGCGCCGGCAAGACGACCCTGCTGCGGCTTCTCCTCGGCCGGATCGCGCCCACCAGCGGACGGGCGAGCCTGGGTGCCACGGTCGCCATCGGCGAGATCGATCAGGCCCGCACAGGACTGGCCGAGGACCTCCCGCTGGGCACCGCGTTCGAGACGGTCGTTCCACAGATGGCTCCCGCCGACGTCCGGACGCTGCTGGCGAAGTTCGGTCTGCGGGCCGAGCAGGTCACGAGCCTGATGGGCAGGCTCTCGCCGGGCGAGCGGACGCGGGCCGCGATGGCACTGCTCCAGGCGCGCGGCGTCAGCCTCCTCGTCCTCGACGAGCCCACCAACCACCTCGACCTCCCGGCGATCGAGCAGCTCGAGGAGGCCCTCGAGTCCTACGACGGCGCCCTGCTGCTCGTCTCGCACGACCGCCGGCTGCTGGACAACGTCCGGCTCGACCAGCGCTGGCACGTGGACCACGGCCGGGTCACCGTGGTCCACGCGGGCTGA
- a CDS encoding response regulator, which produces MTFVLVVDDDPAICRTLAINLRARDYEVETAGDGRSALQIVHERLPDVVLLDLGLPDIDGIGVLTQLRAFSAVPVIVVSARSEPDDKVEALDLGADDFVTKPFSLEELFARIRVMTRRSGAEQPGLSLRVGDLSLDVADSRATRAGEEIHLTPIEWKIVAALARKHGRLVRQSELLRAVWGPGYERQTNYLRVHLASIRRKLESDPAHPRLFVTEPGIGYRFTADV; this is translated from the coding sequence ATGACCTTCGTGCTGGTCGTCGACGACGATCCCGCCATCTGCCGCACCCTGGCGATCAACCTGCGCGCGCGGGACTACGAGGTCGAGACGGCCGGGGACGGGCGCTCGGCGTTGCAGATCGTCCACGAGCGCCTGCCCGACGTCGTGCTGCTCGACCTCGGACTGCCCGACATCGACGGGATCGGCGTGCTCACCCAACTGCGCGCGTTCTCGGCTGTGCCGGTGATCGTGGTGTCGGCGCGCAGTGAGCCGGACGACAAGGTCGAGGCGCTCGACCTCGGGGCCGACGACTTCGTCACGAAGCCGTTCTCGCTGGAGGAGCTCTTCGCGCGGATCCGCGTCATGACACGCCGCTCCGGGGCCGAGCAGCCGGGCCTGTCCCTGCGCGTCGGCGACCTGAGCCTCGACGTCGCGGACTCCCGGGCCACCCGCGCCGGAGAGGAGATCCACCTGACGCCGATCGAGTGGAAGATCGTCGCGGCACTGGCGCGCAAGCACGGCCGGCTGGTCCGCCAGAGCGAGTTGCTCAGGGCCGTCTGGGGACCGGGCTACGAGCGTCAGACCAACTACCTGCGCGTCCACCTGGCGAGCATCCGCCGCAAGCTGGAGTCCGATCCGGCCCATCCGCGGCTGTTCGTCACCGAGCCGGGCATCGGGTACCGCTTCACCGCCGACGTCTGA
- the kdpC gene encoding potassium-transporting ATPase subunit KdpC: protein MYSLLTDLVRQSAAGLRLLLVLTVLLGVGYPAAVWAVAQPLGDHAAGQPVRLDGEVVGSALLGQQFEGERWFHSRPSPNDHDTLASAPSNLGPSNEDLMATIAERRDTVAAAEGVDPHQVPADALTASGSGLDPHISPEYARLQADRVARVNGLTPERVARLIESATSGRSWGFLGAPGVNVLELNLAIAQERP, encoded by the coding sequence ATGTACTCCCTCCTGACCGACCTCGTCCGCCAGAGCGCCGCCGGCCTGCGCCTGCTGCTCGTCCTCACCGTCCTGCTGGGCGTCGGCTACCCCGCCGCCGTCTGGGCCGTGGCCCAACCACTGGGCGACCACGCCGCCGGACAGCCGGTCCGCCTGGACGGGGAGGTCGTCGGATCGGCGCTGCTCGGACAGCAGTTCGAGGGCGAGCGATGGTTCCACTCGCGCCCCTCCCCCAACGACCACGACACGCTGGCCTCCGCGCCGAGCAACCTCGGCCCCTCGAACGAGGACCTGATGGCCACCATCGCCGAGCGCCGCGACACCGTCGCCGCGGCGGAGGGCGTCGATCCGCACCAGGTGCCGGCGGACGCGCTCACCGCCTCCGGCTCGGGACTCGATCCGCACATCAGCCCGGAGTACGCACGGCTGCAGGCCGACCGCGTCGCCCGCGTCAACGGTCTGACCCCCGAGCGGGTCGCCCGGCTGATCGAGTCGGCCACGAGCGGCCGGTCCTGGGGATTCCTCGGTGCGCCCGGCGTGAATGTGCTCGAGCTCAACCTGGCGATCGCACAGGAACGTCCGTGA
- the kdpB gene encoding potassium-transporting ATPase subunit KdpB, which yields MFLVWLGSVVTTIAALADPDVFTISLAVWLWLTVIFGNLAEAVAEGRGKAQAASLRATRTDTRARLLDEHGAETLVPGTQLAVGDLVVVEAGEVIPGDGDVVEGIASVDESAITGESAPVIREAGGDRSSVTGGTKVLSDRIVVRITAASGETFLDKMIALVEGTSRRKTPNEIALSILLVSLTLVFLIAVATLAPMATYAGAPQELVVLVALLVCLIPTTIGALLSAIGIAGMDRLVRVNVLAMSGRAVEAAGDVSTLLLDKTGTITYGNRQATAFIAAPGVDDERMRDAARLSSLADQTPEGRSIVELALERGASDADLPTGADFIEFTAQTRMSGVDLADGTRIRKGAGSAVSAWLGQTPSDDVTDTINAIARGGGTPLVIAEQDAAGHGTVLGVVQLKDVVKPGMADRFAELRAMGIRTVMVTGDNELTARAISKEAGVDDFLAEATPEDKLAYIRKEQRGGHLVAMTGDGTNDAPALAAADVGVAMNSGTAAAKEAGNMVDLDSDPTKLIDVVEIGKQLLITRGALTTFSIANDVAKYFAIIPAMFVAAYPSLEALNVMGLATAESAILSAVIFNALIIVALIPLALRGVRFRAASATAVLRRNLTIFGLGGLVVPFIGIKLIDLLVSTIPGIG from the coding sequence ATGTTCCTGGTCTGGCTCGGCTCGGTCGTCACGACGATCGCCGCCCTGGCCGACCCGGACGTCTTCACGATCAGCCTGGCTGTCTGGCTGTGGCTGACCGTGATCTTCGGCAACCTCGCCGAGGCGGTCGCCGAGGGCCGCGGCAAGGCCCAGGCGGCCTCCCTGCGGGCCACCCGCACCGACACCCGAGCCCGGCTCCTGGACGAGCACGGCGCCGAGACGCTGGTGCCGGGGACGCAACTGGCCGTGGGCGACCTCGTGGTCGTCGAGGCCGGCGAAGTCATCCCCGGCGACGGCGACGTCGTCGAGGGCATCGCCTCGGTCGACGAGTCGGCGATCACCGGCGAGTCGGCGCCCGTGATCCGCGAGGCCGGCGGCGACCGCAGCTCGGTCACGGGCGGCACCAAGGTGCTCTCGGACCGGATCGTCGTGCGGATCACCGCGGCCTCGGGCGAGACCTTCCTGGACAAGATGATCGCGCTGGTCGAGGGGACGTCGCGCCGCAAGACTCCCAACGAGATCGCCCTGTCGATCCTGCTGGTCAGCCTGACGCTGGTCTTCCTCATCGCCGTGGCCACCCTGGCGCCCATGGCGACGTACGCCGGTGCCCCGCAGGAGCTCGTCGTGCTCGTCGCGCTGCTGGTCTGCCTGATCCCCACCACGATCGGTGCCCTGCTCAGCGCCATCGGCATCGCCGGGATGGACCGGTTGGTGCGCGTCAACGTGCTCGCGATGTCGGGCCGGGCGGTCGAGGCCGCCGGAGACGTCAGCACCTTGCTGCTCGACAAGACCGGCACCATCACCTACGGCAACCGGCAGGCGACCGCGTTCATCGCCGCTCCGGGCGTGGACGACGAGCGGATGCGTGACGCCGCCCGGCTCTCCAGCCTGGCCGACCAGACCCCCGAGGGACGGTCGATCGTCGAGCTGGCCCTCGAGCGCGGCGCGAGCGACGCGGACCTGCCCACGGGCGCGGACTTCATCGAGTTCACCGCGCAGACGCGCATGTCGGGCGTCGATCTCGCCGACGGGACCCGGATCCGCAAGGGCGCCGGCTCGGCCGTCTCCGCGTGGCTCGGTCAGACCCCCTCGGACGACGTCACGGACACGATCAACGCCATCGCACGCGGCGGCGGCACGCCCCTGGTGATCGCGGAGCAGGACGCCGCCGGTCACGGAACGGTTCTGGGCGTCGTCCAGCTCAAGGACGTGGTGAAGCCCGGCATGGCCGACCGGTTCGCCGAGTTGCGGGCGATGGGCATCCGCACCGTGATGGTCACCGGCGACAACGAGCTGACCGCCCGGGCGATCTCGAAGGAGGCCGGCGTCGACGACTTCCTCGCCGAGGCGACCCCCGAGGACAAGCTCGCCTACATCCGCAAAGAGCAACGCGGGGGCCACCTCGTCGCGATGACCGGCGACGGCACCAACGACGCGCCCGCCCTGGCGGCCGCGGACGTGGGCGTGGCGATGAACAGCGGGACGGCCGCGGCCAAAGAGGCCGGCAACATGGTCGACCTGGACTCGGACCCGACGAAGCTGATCGACGTCGTCGAGATCGGCAAGCAGCTGCTGATCACGCGTGGTGCGCTGACCACCTTCTCGATCGCCAACGACGTCGCCAAGTACTTCGCGATCATCCCCGCGATGTTCGTCGCCGCGTACCCGTCACTGGAGGCCCTCAACGTCATGGGGCTGGCGACGGCGGAGTCGGCGATCCTCTCGGCCGTCATCTTCAACGCGCTCATCATCGTGGCGCTGATCCCCCTGGCCCTGCGTGGTGTGCGCTTCCGCGCCGCGTCGGCCACGGCGGTCCTGCGCCGCAATCTGACCATCTTCGGGCTGGGCGGCCTTGTCGTCCCGTTCATCGGCATCAAGCTCATCGACCTGCTCGTCTCGACCATCCCCGGAATCGGCTGA
- a CDS encoding serine/threonine protein kinase — MPLKSRILRGAATLTAAVTAAALTSSGAANSADTATPDSLRDVMFVGNNWAGTASIVDARNPEILKSGINLIPDKAQEMRDITRNPLRLITFTAVRVGPGQGHDQFVDDMFSTQDGKYLAVSRPSFADVVWIDIAKAVAGDPNSIVAETPMDGYRSDHAGLSPDGKRLLVSDSVERQVIEFAMVDQTLPDGKAVKMGDRLRTFESGDTPHENNYSDDGQRIYHASIGSAYTSFDGPGGDWTKGDRWFEIVRNADFGIDKRWDMGKELAEAGHPKMSSAVRPMAIAPGERFIYFQVSWYHGIVEFDTQAADVNGKVDYSTGKIAEPRTGAVTRLIPLPNRVPKMPITDYVNDSAHHGLSIDDSGTTLCAAGTMDDYAALVDRATGAATFFDSTTTGHSYLKPYWTTEGLGDTCWISLSDSDAVAVLDVKTKKEIAYLPVGDHPQRVRLGTVERALFG, encoded by the coding sequence ATGCCCCTGAAATCACGCATCCTTCGCGGTGCCGCGACGCTCACCGCAGCCGTCACCGCCGCCGCTCTGACCTCGTCCGGGGCGGCCAACAGCGCTGACACCGCGACCCCCGACTCGCTCCGCGACGTGATGTTCGTGGGCAACAACTGGGCCGGCACCGCGTCGATCGTGGACGCCCGCAACCCCGAGATCCTCAAGTCCGGCATCAACCTGATCCCGGACAAGGCCCAGGAGATGCGCGACATCACCCGGAACCCGCTGCGCCTGATCACCTTCACCGCGGTTCGGGTGGGACCGGGCCAGGGCCACGACCAGTTCGTCGACGACATGTTCAGCACCCAGGACGGCAAGTACCTCGCCGTCTCGCGCCCGAGCTTCGCCGACGTCGTGTGGATCGACATCGCCAAGGCCGTCGCCGGCGACCCGAACTCCATCGTCGCCGAGACGCCGATGGACGGGTATCGCAGCGATCACGCGGGCCTCTCCCCCGACGGCAAGCGACTGCTGGTGAGCGACTCGGTGGAGCGCCAGGTCATCGAGTTCGCCATGGTCGACCAGACCCTGCCCGACGGCAAGGCCGTCAAGATGGGCGATCGCCTGCGCACCTTCGAGTCGGGCGACACCCCGCACGAGAACAACTATTCCGACGACGGCCAGCGCATCTACCACGCGTCGATCGGCTCGGCCTACACGTCCTTCGACGGTCCCGGCGGCGACTGGACCAAGGGCGACCGCTGGTTCGAGATCGTGCGCAACGCCGACTTCGGGATCGACAAGCGCTGGGACATGGGCAAGGAGCTCGCCGAGGCGGGTCACCCCAAGATGAGCTCGGCCGTGCGCCCCATGGCGATCGCCCCTGGTGAGCGCTTCATCTACTTCCAGGTCTCCTGGTACCACGGGATCGTCGAGTTCGACACGCAGGCCGCGGACGTCAACGGCAAGGTCGACTACTCCACCGGCAAGATCGCCGAGCCCCGCACCGGCGCCGTGACGCGGCTGATCCCCCTGCCCAACCGCGTGCCCAAGATGCCCATCACCGACTACGTCAACGACTCCGCGCACCACGGCCTGTCCATCGACGACTCCGGCACGACCCTGTGTGCCGCCGGCACGATGGACGACTATGCCGCGCTCGTCGACCGGGCCACCGGCGCGGCCACCTTCTTCGACAGCACCACCACGGGGCACAGCTACCTGAAGCCCTACTGGACGACCGAGGGCCTGGGCGACACGTGCTGGATCTCGCTGTCGGACTCCGACGCCGTCGCCGTCCTGGACGTGAAGACGAAGAAGGAGATCGCCTACCTGCCGGTCGGCGACCACCCTCAGCGTGTGCGGCTCGGCACCGTCGAGCGGGCACTCTTCGGCTGA
- a CDS encoding HNH endonuclease, producing the protein MTSTTAPGDTVIALMRDAAHAVRSVTATKADELRALVAARDAINAAISEGLLEMEETAAHRDEDAATIQTWARRELRFDGAETRARLRSARTMRRLPDVAEHHRHGRVSAAHVRVFDFSVRHVGESETRELEGALLEVARSAEPAELKQVVRRFKAVVHPEALDDAWLRGMDRRDLQVHQVEDGWHVHGFLPIQTGARLHAVLASASVPTEAYDDRTAAQRRVDALDDLLARVLAEGLPTDGTLTPQLHVIVEAGTLREALAPGAQSSFAEGEPATLVGFGMIGANLLRHLACGATLTPVLVEKIEPNLQILDIGRAERFATRRQRHAIWLRQGGECATEGCRNSIDHIHHEIPWSLGGPTDLGAMTGRCAVCHTHVHARDGTIRRVA; encoded by the coding sequence ATGACCTCGACGACCGCCCCGGGCGACACGGTGATCGCGCTGATGCGCGACGCCGCGCACGCAGTGCGGTCGGTCACCGCCACCAAGGCGGACGAGCTCCGGGCCTTGGTGGCGGCACGCGATGCGATCAATGCGGCGATCAGCGAGGGCCTGCTCGAGATGGAGGAGACCGCGGCCCACCGCGACGAGGACGCCGCGACGATCCAGACCTGGGCACGGCGCGAACTGCGGTTCGACGGCGCCGAGACGCGCGCCCGGCTGCGCTCGGCCCGCACCATGCGCCGGCTCCCGGACGTGGCCGAGCACCACCGTCACGGCCGTGTCTCGGCCGCGCACGTCCGGGTGTTCGACTTCTCGGTTCGGCATGTGGGCGAGTCCGAGACGCGCGAGCTCGAAGGCGCGCTCCTCGAGGTCGCCCGCTCTGCTGAGCCTGCCGAGCTCAAGCAGGTGGTGCGCCGCTTCAAGGCCGTCGTCCATCCCGAGGCCTTGGACGACGCGTGGCTGCGCGGCATGGACCGGCGTGATCTGCAGGTGCACCAGGTCGAGGACGGGTGGCACGTCCACGGGTTCCTACCCATCCAGACCGGCGCGCGCCTCCACGCGGTCCTCGCCTCGGCGTCGGTGCCCACCGAGGCCTACGACGACCGCACGGCCGCCCAGCGCCGTGTGGACGCGCTCGACGACCTCCTGGCGCGCGTGCTGGCCGAGGGCCTGCCCACCGACGGCACCCTGACGCCGCAACTGCACGTCATCGTCGAGGCCGGCACGCTGCGCGAGGCGCTGGCGCCCGGTGCCCAGTCCTCGTTCGCGGAGGGGGAGCCGGCCACGCTCGTCGGCTTCGGCATGATCGGCGCGAACCTGCTGCGCCATCTGGCCTGCGGGGCGACCCTCACGCCGGTGCTCGTCGAGAAGATCGAACCGAACCTGCAGATCCTCGACATCGGCCGCGCCGAGCGGTTCGCGACCCGCCGCCAACGTCACGCGATCTGGCTCCGCCAGGGTGGCGAGTGCGCCACCGAGGGGTGCCGCAACTCGATCGACCACATCCACCACGAGATCCCCTGGTCCCTGGGAGGGCCGACCGATCTCGGCGCGATGACCGGCCGCTGCGCCGTGTGCCACACGCACGTCCACGCCCGCGACGGCACCATCCGACGCGTCGCCTGA